The following is a genomic window from Takifugu rubripes chromosome 13, fTakRub1.2, whole genome shotgun sequence.
AGAGGACCAAGTTTGATTCCATATTTCcctggaaaaagaagaaagactcAAAATGTAGCAGCATTTCCAACACATTGCACTTCTAACAGATAAGAAACACAGAGATAATTACTGGGGGGCTGTGCAGGTGGGAGCAGTACGGTATTATTTTTAGTGCACTTACCCACAGCATTTCCAAGAATGTAAACTATGGAACGCATAAGGCAGGAGCCCACCCAGTAGAGTCCAATGGCTCGGTAACTGTCCCTGTGTAAACCACGTTAACGCTGGCATTTTCGAAGACAGATGTCCAATAACCTGTCTACTAGTTTATTATTTCAAAGTCATGCAGCGTATCTTACCCCCAAGTAATGGCAGCGATCATGAGCAGATACATGAGGTAATGGAAACATCCATCCCAGTAGGAGATCATGTGCCCATGTGCTGTATTGATGTGTGGATCTGCCTGAAATGCAGTAAATGTCTCATTTGAACTGCACGGAGGTGCACAGAGACCCAGCCTCCACCCAGAACTCTTAACACTTACCACTTTGAGGTAAAAGGTCACAAATCCATCAATGATGTTGTCCTGCTCCAGGCCGATAATCAGATTGACGACACTGAGGATTGCATATACTGCATACACTACAGATGCACACATTTGTTTTAGTAAACCAATTCACAAACTGCAGCAAACTCCATAAATGTGCAgctattaaaaaagaaaaaacagacagCTCATACCATAGAAAAGAGGATCAACTGGAGTCTTCTTGAGTATAAAACGGACTGAAAGGATGAGGATTATGACTGTTGTACACCCAGCAAAGAAGAAAGCTTCAGCACTTCATGCATTTGGGGGAAAGTATAGCCAAAGACTATTAGAGTTCTCATTTATTAGCTCAAACAAATTAAATGCAGAGACAACAACTTACCTGTTGCTGTAAATAAGTGAATTAAATAAATAGCAGGTGGGGATGGACATCAACGAGAGCACAAACACCCCCGTGCCTGCAGACGCGGTCATGTCGGGAACAGGTGTGAGCGCCAAAGATGTGCAAAAAGCTCAGAGTTTAAATCAGATTTAACCGCGGGAAACTTACATGTTTTGTCTCATGGGCAATTCTGAAGAATGCAGAGAAAAGTCAAAGCGAGTGCAACAGAGCCAAAACACGCAGATCTGCTTTCGCGGGCATGACCTGTTCTGCTGGTCTGTCTCGCGTTCTTTTacttgacacacacacgcacgcacgcacgcacacgcacgcacacgcacgcacgcacgcattgTGCAACTGTCCTTATTAGGACTTTGCATTGACCTGTTCATTTTGCACAGTTCCATCCGGTCACCGCCTAATCTATTAAACATCATGTGGTTCTAACTCAAAGCCTAATTAGAAATGTGTTTCCCTTTGGACCATCAGTTCTGTCAAAGCTGGTGTTTAGTGAGTCAATAACTCCCAATGggtaagaaaaacaaacaaacaaacaacaaaaacaacaacgcaTGCACGCCTGACATCTGGTGGTCACTGCCGAACCATGAAAGCATGtagttggttgtaaactaaataaatacataaataaaaaaaatccaacttgTCATGAAATGCAGTTATAAGGTAAACGTTAATTGGATTGATACTTTTGTTTACTCAATAAAGATTCATTGATGAgctatgcgtgtgtgtgtcaagtAAAAGAACGCGAGACAGACCAGCAGAACAGGTCATGCCCGCGAAAGCAGATCTGCGTGTTTTCTGACGAATCGTGACTGCtgcaggaggtgtgtgtgtgtgtgtgtgtgtgtgtgtgtgtgtgtgagagagagagagagagagagagagagagagagagactcagaACGGTCGTTCGGGGCGAAAGCCCAGGCTTTTGATTATTGGAGTACAGTGATGTATAATGAGGGCTACTGGGCACAAGGGGGCAGTCGCACACATGTCCAACATACGAGAAGAAGAAACGCAGACTTTGCGTCATTTCTGGACAGTCGTAGACAGGGCAGACAATAAAGATGCGTAAAAGATGGCGATGGATACTACATAAATAAACAACTACGCATGCAGTTGGCAACTTAGGTCAGTTTTCGCTGGTTCTTCATAGAATTTAGAATACTACTGCATCATTATGGCGACCAGCGGAAGGAGcggtttagcatctaaccatgAAGTCCGGGAGGCGCCGTCCAACTCGGCTCAGTCTGGAGCCGCAGCAGTGCTCGCCAATATGCAACCGTCCTCCGGTCCTGCTCCGCCCGCCTCCCCGCCGGTCCTTGGCCTTCACCGTGAGCCCATGTACAACTGGCAGGCGACCAAGAGTTCCCTAAAGGAGCGCTTCGCTTTCCTCTTCAACAACGAGCTGCTGAGTGACGTCAGGTTTATTGTCGGTAAGAGCAGACAGGCCCAGAGGATACCTGCTCATAAATTCGTCCTGGCCGCTGGCAGCGCCGTGTTTGATGCCATGTTCAACGGAGGAATGGCCACAACCTCTACCGAAATAGAGCTCCCTGACGTGGAACCAGCAGCTTTCCTCGCCCTGCTCAGGTATGACTTTTGACAGGTGCTAGtcaaagaggagagggagggaacaAACCTGCAGACGAGGATTTGACCTCTGCACCCCTGGAAGCAGAAACTGCCTATTTGTGTAATTGGGTTATTTAACTGAGTAACATGGGCTTTTGGTGTTATTACCCTGTCTTAAATTGTGATTAACGGATTAGAATTCAGAAAGGTATTGCAGCTTTCACCATAGTCTGATTTGGCTGATTTTCTGACGTTGCTGCAGGTTTCTATACTCTGATGAGGTTCACATTGGTCCAGAGACTGTGATGACAACTCTCTATACAGCCAAAAAGTACGCCGTCCCTGCGTTGGAGGGTTATTGCGTGGAATTTCTCACCAAACACCTCAGAGCTGACAATGCATTCATGCTCCTCACTCAGGTGATTTTAGAACATACTGTCATCCAGATTCCACTGCTGATGATTTGCTAATATCTCCAGGTTGTGTTTTGACGATAGGCACGGTTATTTGATGAACCTCAACTTGCCAGTCTTTGCTTGGACACCATAGACAAAAGCACTGCAGATGCAATAAATGCCGAAGGCTTCACAGACATCGACCTGGGTACGTGAGTTGCTGTCACTCTTTTGTGCAACTTTTCCACCTGTGAAATTAAgaatcttctttttctttacgTGCGTAGACACTTTATGCGCAGTGCTGCAGAGAGACACGCTCAGTATCAGGGAGAACCGCCTGTTTGGGGCAGTGGTACGTTGGGCAGAAGCTGAGTGTTACAGACAACAGCTTCCCCCTACCTCGGAGAACaaacagaaggttctgggtAAAGCCCTCCCGCTCATCCGCTTCCCACTTATGACTGTTGAGGAGTTTGCTGCAGGTAagtgtttttccccctcctgctaATTTTGCGCCACCTTTTACAGCATCATTTCAGCTGTCACTGAAGCACACTTGTATTCGTCATGTTCCTAAACGAATCAAACCACAGAAACCAGTTTGATATTCTTTCTTGTGCCACAGGGCCTGCCCAGTCTGGAATATTATTCGATCGGGAGGTGGTAAATCTGTTTTTACACTTTACAGTAAACCCCAAACCACGGGTCGAATACATCGACAGACCACGCTGCTGCCTCAGGGGGGAGGAGTGCAGCATTAATAGATTCCAGCAGGTCGAGAGTCGATGGGGGTACAGTGGTACCAGCGACAGAATCAGGTGAGGCAAAGATCCTCCACTCCCCCCACAGAGAAAATTGAAACAGTGtctaatttttctttttctctgtgtttcaaATTTTCCCTCTGCAGATTTAATGTTAACAGAAGAATATCCGTAGTGGGGTTTGGCTTGTATGGTTCCATACACGGACCCACTGACTATCAGGTCAACATACAGGTAAATCCTGTCTTTAAGGATTAATTTAGGATAAAATTTGGACTTTTCCCATGAAATCCGTAGCTGAAGTGAATCTGTACATCTAACACTTGCCTGCAGTAGCTTGAACGTGCAACACATTTTTAGGCTGTTTTATTTGCTCTAGCAGATGCTTATGGACCTTCTGTGTTCAGATAAATCGAGCATGTCTATCCTGTACCAAGTTGGCAAAGGAAAACAATGgggcaaataaacaaaaactgTAAGGGGGAAGACCTGGTCCTAACCCTATTTACATTTAGCCGGACATTGCACCATAACACGACCCCTGATTAGCACCTTGTTAATTCCAGATTCAGCCTTATGGAAAACACATTCTGCTCTTGTCAAGTCtcggttatttttatttagccaTGCAGCTAAAGCGACATGAAGCCATATAAAACACAGGATTTCGACAGTTCCAAGACCCTTAACAGTGAAATATTCTCCCTAACAAAAGAATACTGAGAGTTCCAAGCCAGATTGTTATAAATAGACTTTGTTGCGTGCTTGAGTCATTGACTTTCATCAATCATGCTGTTCTGTAGATCTTAGAGAGCGATAAACGCATCACACTGGGACAGAACGACACTGGGTTCAGCTGCGATGGCACAGCAACAACGTTCAGAGTGATGTTTAAAGAGCCTGTGGAAATTCTCCCCAACGTCAGCTACACTGCATGTGCCACCTTAAAGGTCAGTGGAAAGTTCCGCTTCCTCAATCAGGATTAGAACTCTTTCTCTATTTATTCAAGAATTAACCTGTTGTATGTTTTTACTCCTCAGGGACCAGATTCCCATTACGGCACAAAAGGGTTGAAGAAGGTAACCCAGGAATCATCCGTGGGGACCAAGGCAACTTTTTGCTTCTTTAgctcacctggaaacaacaacgGCACCTCAGTGGAGGACGGACAGATCCCAGAGATTATCTACTACATCTAAATTTATCATGCTCGTGCAGGTACAGTGAACCATGGTAACCTCAGCCTGCTGCAGAGACTGGAATGTGGAAGATTTAAGTAGTGCCTCATAAACCCTTTGaattaagagtgtgtgtgtgtatttgtatgtgtgtgtgtgtgtaaatatgtatgtatgtttgtcCGTACGGACCTGAGGGATGTGGTTTGACCATGCCACAGGTATGAAAGTCATCAGAAAATAAGTTATGATCAGCTGTAAATGACTTAAATACCAATGTTGCACTCTTGCTTGTTATCTTCCTAACACAAGTCGTTATCCAGCACACATTAAACTACTACAGAGGCTACGGCCATTTATTGGTTTGTGTCATTTCAGTTATCATTTTTGCCATTCGTTGCGTTAACCAAGTGTTTGTTGgttgttggttgtttttttttactgtgcacTGTTAATAAGAAGGTGTCTACATGTGTTTGCCAGTGgtacatgtttttatttataattttgtGATTTCATAAAcaccattaaaaatgtaaaaataataatccatgaataaaatgaatgaaatgaaaagtcTGTTTTATGATTATTTGACAAAATGTGGAGAAATAATTGTTGCGTTGTTAAACTGTCTCGTGACTGGTTTATCAATAGTAACTTCTCCCTTATTCCAACAGGTGGCGCCAGATAATTCCCAGATAAAGCATTGCGTGAAGGGCCAGTTAATGGACCTTAAGTTATACCTGACAGAATTTGAAAAAATAAGAGGTAAACATTTTAGTTGGCTCTACCAAAGTGTATAATTCAATTATCAAACTTAATAATCTGGAAAAGCTTGTGGAAAAAAGATTCAGCCTCCAATTAGGGAGACTTACATTTATGGAATCTTGTCGGAAACAGTGGGTTAATCTTTAACAATGTGTCACTGAGTCCCCTTATCAGGTGTTATATGTAACTAATTAATGGATATCTAGTCCTGAACATTTTAGTGTAGCACAGCATTGTAGTGCACCATGCTATTGTAATTTGTCAGGTTACTGAATCTGGAAACAGACAAATTCTGTTTATGACTTAAAGATGCGACCAAGCTGATGTAGGTACGTAGGAGTGATTATTGAACTAAGAATGAGTTGCCCTATTATTAGAATATAGTTTTGGCAGACTTAATTACAACTGGACAATATTTTTAAGGCCTTACATGAGGACATCATCAAGATATTTTAATAGTTATTGTCCTGAAACTTTCTCCAAACTTCATCTTCCCCCTGATAATTAACTTTCTGCCCTGTAGCTGCAAACACAATAGCTGATAATATGATCCTCAAAAGACGTTGAAATGAATGTTGAGGAACTTAATCTGCAACACACCCGACTGCATCCACAATTTATTTAAGAAATAAACCAGTGACAGGTGTCATTTTTAAGTGACTTTTTTCCGCCTCGGGAATGCACAATCCCCACATTCACACGGTGGAAACAAGGCCATTTTCTGATGACTGTGAGTGGGCTTTGACGAGCAGCCTGGTCCAGGGAGGCTGTCAGGTGAGTCACAGCCACCTGAGAAGTGCCGCTGACTGCCCACTTAGACGACCTTTGCGTCAGAAAGAGAGCCAAGAAAATCAAATCAAGacaacctttttttccctctctccttctttcttaTCACCACCCACCAGATACATAATACAGGAACATCACAGACTCTAGTCAAGGCTGGATGTTGTGTTTTAAATCTAAAGggattctaaaaaaaaaaacaacacctcatcaaagctcattttaaaacattcagAGGATGATTAACTGAGACATTTCCACTAAAGAAGGAAGATTTGTGTAGTGGAGAATTCTTAAGATAATCCACAACAGGGATCACTCTGCCACGCTAGATAAAGTCAAGCTCGTTCAGAGCTGCAGATTTCTGAGCAGCCATCCAACTCTGTCCCTAATCAACCACACACTGATGACAAAAGGTGCTAACCGACTGTAAAgtccctctgacctcttccttcTGTCCACCACCTCAGCTTCCACTGGCTGCGTTATATAATCTGCACACTAAAATCTAGCATGGAGATGCTTTTCTATTTACAGGTGCAACTGGGCCTAATGTTGATGTTTGTGCATCGCATGAGGCTGCATGAGCTACCAAATCAGATACATGCAACAAACAAGGTCCACACAGAAAGGTCTTAAGTGGGAACAGAACCCAGGACCTTCTGTCAgctgcacacatgcatgcatggcAGGGTGGTGCTCCACAGCATGGTGGAGCACAGTAGTTTTTTGGTCATGTCCCAATCCAATAACACTGTTAAATTTCACAGCCCATAATTGGCTTTTATGCTGTCTTCATGATTTATTGAGTGTGTTCAAACCGCGAGTCCTCCCTGCAGATGTTTTAATATTCAGGGGGATGAATATTGTATAATGTGGATAAATGTATTCCTCACCTTTGCTGCTTTGTCTTTCTGAACTGATAACGCCTCACATTGAGTCATTTCAAAGCGGCGCTCAGACCTGTCCTGCTGTATTCTCCTGTATTCATTTGTCTTTATGTGCATGACGCACAGGGTTTAAAAATATTTCATGCAGATTATTCAGTGTGAGAGCACCAGAAGACCGTATCAACCTACGGTACACAAGCGTGCGTTTCTGCACTTGTACATCTGGTGGGAGGTATCTGTGCCTTAATGCTGTATGACTGTGATTAGTGTTAATTACAATGTGCATATATAGAACTGTGTGTTGAGCCACCAGTTAAAACAAACTGATCTTTGTTTGCCTTCTCTGATTCTGAAAGAgagccttttttccttttgtttgttttatctaATGTTCATAGTGGCAGCATGTGTAGAGAATTTCAGCCAgagccctgcaatgagctgtgATGCCAGATACACAAATACACAGCCTACAATTCTTCTTAATGTTGCTTTAAACATAAAACAACCATTTTGCCTGGTTTAATGGTCCAATGGGCTCCTTGTGCTTGATACTAAAACACAACTGGCTCCACGGGCGGGAATGTTTTATAATGAATCAAGGATCAAAATATGGCGCATGGAACGTCAGGTCTCCCAAGATCCTCTTCATGTGTCTGCAGGCGTAAGCGAGTGAAACAATTTTTAAACAAGACTTTTGCTGGAAACCCATCCAATTTCCTAAATCTAAACTGTATGGAGTAAAGTTTTATGACGTGATGAAACCAATTTCCTGATAGGAGATAAGTCTGATGTGCATGCATGGCTCATCAAAAGAAAGCGACAGTTTTATGCTTCTAGGTGTGCTGCTAAATGGCCATGCTGTTTTGGATTAAAATCCAAACAAACACTCAGTTGCTAGGGCAGGTCAGCCTGGGTTAGCTTTGGTTGGAAAGAAAAAGTTGCAGCAATAAATGGAGAATTTGACCGTGTACTACCTCCACTAATGAGTGTTCTTAAAGGGCAACTGTCTCTTCCTGTGAAGGTATTTAATCAGACTAACAAGCTCCCATCTACAGCTGTACAACCAACTGGCTACACATGGATGACCTGAGTGTGTGCATGATTAACTTACTGAGCCTGCAGTTGCACGAGCAGAAAGCAAAATGTCATCAAACCGGTTCAAAAGCTTGACTTTGGGTCAGCTGTGATGGCAGGAATGACTGTCTGCTGTCTTTCACCCTTTCCTTCCTTTGAGAGGATACAATTGTCGCCACTTTTGCATGTAACCTAAGAAGCTGGGAGGCATTTATttcagaagaaagaggaaaactgCAGAGCCGCACATTAAGCGTTGCATGAACTCTCCCCAAATGTCTGCTGGGGGCAGGCTAGCCCGGGCCAACCCGAGTCCCTGCGCTCTCTAACACCAGATGTAGGTCGCTGAATGCTGTAGGGGCTGGGGGGTTTTGTCAGAACGGCATGTGtgcaagagtgtgtgttttgtgcacgtgtgtgcgggCACTTGTATAGGGATGTAGGGGTGAGATTGTTGTGGATGAGTTCATCACCAAGGACATGGCCTCTGGCACACTGTCTCCATTGCTGTCACGTTTCATCGTCACAAACAGGCCACATGAAGCCCGACATCTCAGCGCACCCTAaccgctctctccctctctctccctcttcctctctctatctccctctctgtccctcttcaTTTTATATTATTTCTGTTCTCCCCTGCAAGTACACTGATtcattaattaaaatgtaacTGGCAGTGGTTTTTATCTGGGGAAACTTACGTTTTCATGAGATCATGTGAAGTGAAAGACCACTAACGATGAGACGATAAGATGAATAAATTAAAGGATTCTTTGGTGTTCATGGACACATAAAGGCCAGATGAATGCAGGCACAGTGTTGTGGTTCCAGAGGAGTTCCAGGGTTAGATGTCAGCATATCTGTATAGGAATGCTACATTTTTCTAATCATGCTGAAGTTCTGTTTACATTTAGAGAAGATAGTTAGATTACTAAACGTTGGCTCTGGACGACATCACTGGACATGATGATCTTAGCAGAACCTGGTAAACACTAGTGGAATAAGGCTTTAGTTCCTGTCTTGTATATTTTGCTCTGTGCAAATCCAGACTGATCTTAATCTAAACTGATTACATGAATGGGGTCCTTTCTCTGCTGTGTGCCAGtttcagcaccccccccccccccccccccccccaacatca
Proteins encoded in this region:
- the LOC101069070 gene encoding BTB/POZ domain-containing protein 1 isoform X2; the protein is MATSGRSGLASNHEVREAPSNSAQSGAAAVLANMQPSSGPAPPASPPVLGLHREPMYNWQATKSSLKERFAFLFNNELLSDVRFIVGKSRQAQRIPAHKFVLAAGSAVFDAMFNGGMATTSTEIELPDVEPAAFLALLRFLYSDEVHIGPETVMTTLYTAKKYAVPALEGYCVEFLTKHLRADNAFMLLTQARLFDEPQLASLCLDTIDKSTADAINAEGFTDIDLDTLCAVLQRDTLSIRENRLFGAVVRWAEAECYRQQLPPTSENKQKVLGKALPLIRFPLMTVEEFAAVNPKPRVEYIDRPRCCLRGEECSINRFQQVESRWGYSGTSDRIRFNVNRRISVVGFGLYGSIHGPTDYQVNIQILESDKRITLGQNDTGFSCDGTATTFRVMFKEPVEILPNVSYTACATLKGPDSHYGTKGLKKVTQESSVGTKATFCFFSSPGNNNGTSVEDGQIPEIIYYI
- the LOC101069070 gene encoding BTB/POZ domain-containing protein 1 isoform X1, giving the protein MATSGRSGLASNHEVREAPSNSAQSGAAAVLANMQPSSGPAPPASPPVLGLHREPMYNWQATKSSLKERFAFLFNNELLSDVRFIVGKSRQAQRIPAHKFVLAAGSAVFDAMFNGGMATTSTEIELPDVEPAAFLALLRFLYSDEVHIGPETVMTTLYTAKKYAVPALEGYCVEFLTKHLRADNAFMLLTQARLFDEPQLASLCLDTIDKSTADAINAEGFTDIDLDTLCAVLQRDTLSIRENRLFGAVVRWAEAECYRQQLPPTSENKQKVLGKALPLIRFPLMTVEEFAAGPAQSGILFDREVVNLFLHFTVNPKPRVEYIDRPRCCLRGEECSINRFQQVESRWGYSGTSDRIRFNVNRRISVVGFGLYGSIHGPTDYQVNIQILESDKRITLGQNDTGFSCDGTATTFRVMFKEPVEILPNVSYTACATLKGPDSHYGTKGLKKVTQESSVGTKATFCFFSSPGNNNGTSVEDGQIPEIIYYI